A DNA window from Bradyrhizobium barranii subsp. barranii contains the following coding sequences:
- a CDS encoding TetR/AcrR family transcriptional regulator: MTKKPTKAATPTAARADAKGRAPADAAPASNRATRAAERRSAIVEAAMEEFIARGFAATRLDDIAKRAGVAKGTIYLHFKDKESMFEELVRTVIVPVVAKLNALPPPTGSVRDLVEAFAGNFLKEVIGTRRGDLVRLIVAEGPRFPSVADFYYREVVSRGIAGMRALIELGIARGEIREKNLARYPQILVAPAMIAVIWQSLFARHAPLDAQDMLRVHLDLIFGERRTT, encoded by the coding sequence GTGACAAAGAAGCCCACCAAAGCAGCCACGCCAACCGCAGCTCGCGCCGATGCGAAGGGCCGTGCGCCCGCCGACGCTGCGCCCGCTTCGAACCGTGCCACGCGTGCGGCCGAGCGTCGGTCGGCGATCGTGGAAGCGGCGATGGAGGAGTTCATCGCGCGCGGCTTTGCCGCGACGCGGCTCGACGACATCGCCAAGCGGGCGGGCGTGGCCAAGGGCACGATCTACCTGCACTTCAAGGACAAGGAATCGATGTTCGAGGAGCTGGTGCGCACTGTGATCGTGCCGGTGGTGGCGAAGCTGAATGCTCTGCCGCCGCCGACGGGCTCCGTGCGCGATCTCGTCGAGGCCTTTGCCGGTAACTTCCTCAAGGAGGTCATCGGCACGAGGCGCGGCGATCTCGTGCGATTGATCGTGGCGGAAGGGCCGCGCTTTCCGTCCGTCGCCGATTTCTACTATCGCGAGGTCGTCTCGCGCGGGATCGCCGGCATGCGCGCGCTGATCGAGCTCGGCATTGCCCGCGGCGAGATCCGCGAGAAGAACCTCGCGCGCTATCCGCAGATCCTGGTCGCACCCGCGATGATCGCGGTGATCTGGCAGAGCCTGTTTGCGCGGCACGCGCCGCTCGACGCCCAGGACATGCTGCGCGTCCATCTCGATCTGATTTTTGGCGAACGGAGGACGACATGA
- a CDS encoding ArsR/SmtB family transcription factor has protein sequence MIEAAPNPVTTVMRALADPTRRAVFERVFESKEISVAELTRGSGVTQGAISQHLKSLKQAGLVAERAEGRNVYYRAAPQGLEPLVTWMDHYGVFWRERFQNLRDLLKEIDP, from the coding sequence ATGATCGAAGCCGCCCCAAATCCCGTCACCACCGTGATGCGTGCCCTCGCCGATCCGACGCGCCGTGCCGTGTTCGAGCGCGTGTTCGAGAGCAAGGAGATCAGCGTGGCCGAGCTCACCCGCGGCAGCGGCGTGACGCAGGGCGCGATCTCGCAGCATTTGAAGTCGCTGAAGCAGGCCGGCCTCGTCGCCGAGCGCGCCGAGGGCCGCAACGTCTATTACCGCGCCGCGCCGCAAGGACTCGAGCCGCTGGTCACCTGGATGGACCATTACGGCGTGTTCTGGCGCGAGCGCTTCCAGAATCTGCGTGACCTCTTGAAGGAGATCGATCCGTGA
- a CDS encoding SRPBCC family protein, with the protein MSAAEFRAGTKDSVQDIVLEEVFPHAPETIWKTLTSAQLIARWLMQPTGFEAAEGKAFTFQTTPGGNWDGVIHCRVLEVIPNRRLVYAWKGGDERNTGYGAPLDTVVTWSLTPVEAGTRIRLVHAGFVMPRNESAYTVMSGGWKKVVRQLDEISGEK; encoded by the coding sequence GTGAGTGCAGCCGAGTTCAGAGCCGGGACAAAAGACAGCGTCCAAGACATTGTTTTGGAGGAGGTCTTCCCTCACGCGCCCGAGACGATCTGGAAGACGTTGACCAGCGCCCAGTTGATCGCGCGCTGGCTGATGCAGCCGACCGGCTTCGAAGCCGCCGAAGGCAAGGCCTTCACCTTCCAGACAACGCCGGGCGGCAACTGGGACGGCGTCATCCATTGCCGCGTTCTCGAAGTGATACCGAACCGGCGCCTCGTCTACGCCTGGAAGGGCGGTGACGAACGCAACACCGGCTACGGCGCGCCGCTCGATACCGTCGTGACGTGGTCCCTCACCCCGGTCGAAGCCGGCACGCGGATCCGCCTAGTGCATGCGGGCTTCGTCATGCCCAGGAACGAGTCGGCCTACACGGTCATGAGCGGCGGCTGGAAGAAGGTTGTCCGCCAGCTCGACGAGATCAGTGGCGAGAAGTGA
- a CDS encoding GFA family protein, whose protein sequence is MTRPFTGGCACGAIRYSILGEPLFSNHCQCRDCQRESGSGHGSYMTFAREGVTLTGEAKHWDMIGDSGNVKTRGFCTQCGLPVYMTFAAMPDIFTIRAASLDEPARYKPQVVTYAARGYDWDRLDPDLPKFAGMPPG, encoded by the coding sequence ATGACCAGGCCTTTTACCGGCGGCTGCGCCTGCGGCGCGATCCGCTATTCGATTCTCGGTGAGCCGCTGTTCAGCAATCACTGCCAGTGCCGGGACTGCCAGCGCGAAAGCGGTAGCGGTCACGGCTCGTACATGACCTTCGCGCGCGAAGGTGTCACGCTGACGGGCGAGGCGAAGCATTGGGACATGATCGGCGACAGCGGCAACGTGAAGACGCGCGGTTTCTGCACGCAGTGCGGCTTGCCGGTCTACATGACCTTTGCGGCGATGCCCGACATCTTCACCATCCGCGCCGCAAGCCTCGACGAGCCCGCCCGCTACAAGCCGCAGGTGGTGACCTACGCAGCGCGTGGGTACGATTGGGATCGTCTCGATCCCGACCTGCCGAAATTCGCAGGCATGCCGCCGGGGTGA
- a CDS encoding DUF4189 domain-containing protein: MASNVVARRCAMFFFALSVCVAGARYITDAHAAGAFAVGKCGAYGQAFDYGAEREARAAAQKQCKGDCTTVTMKRACAAMSVDMANPCGAYGYAVKPKISASLNAATRECYKYGGKECVIRAWACDAKG; this comes from the coding sequence ATGGCTTCGAATGTCGTCGCGCGCCGTTGCGCGATGTTTTTCTTTGCGCTGTCGGTTTGTGTCGCCGGCGCTCGCTACATCACGGATGCGCATGCTGCCGGTGCGTTTGCGGTCGGCAAGTGCGGGGCCTATGGCCAGGCTTTTGATTACGGCGCCGAGCGCGAGGCCCGTGCCGCGGCGCAGAAGCAGTGCAAGGGCGACTGCACGACCGTGACCATGAAGCGCGCCTGCGCCGCGATGTCGGTCGATATGGCCAACCCGTGCGGCGCCTATGGCTATGCCGTGAAGCCGAAGATCTCGGCCTCGCTCAATGCCGCCACGCGCGAGTGCTACAAATACGGCGGCAAGGAATGCGTGATCCGCGCCTGGGCCTGCGATGCCAAGGGATAA